In the genome of Nitratireductor sp. GISD-1A_MAKvit, the window GATCGCGTCATTCTCGACATTCACGTCGAAAGCCACGACCTTGATGCCCGCATCGACGGCGCGCTGGGCCGCTTCCTTCATGGATTCGGTGAGACCGTGCTGGATGATGATGCCGTCGACGCCAAGTGCAATCGCCTGATCCACCATGTCCGCCTGAAGGGCTGCGTCCTGCCGGCTGTCGAGCACACGCAGGTTCACACCCAGCGCCTCGGCCTGCTTTTCCACACCCGAAAGATAGGCCTGGAAAAAGTCGCCGGTGGAAAGATAGCGCACCAGCGCAATTTCCACGTCACCCGGATTGTCGAATGGCGCGGGCTTGTCCTGTGCGCCGGCTCCTGCCGGCAGGAGCATGGTGGCGCCGGCGAGTGCCGCGGCCATCTTGCCCAGAAGTCTGCGTGAAATTTTCATGTTCTTTCTCCTCCACTGCCTGTTGCTTCCTGTTTCGCGCTACCTGGCATTCCTCCCCAGAAGCGCAAAGGTGAAGATCAGCGCGATGACGAGCACCGCCCCCTTGACGAAATCCTGCGTGTAATAAGGCACGTTCATCATGGTCAGCCCCTGCAGGAGCACGCCCACGAACAGCGCCCCGATGGCCGTGCCGAATGCGTTCGGCTTGGCAGCCCCCAGCACCGCAAAACCGATCAGTGCCGCCGCCACCGCATCCAGAAGCAGATTGTTGCCCGATGCGATGTCGCCGCGCCCAAGGCGTGCCGCCAGAAGAATGCCGCCGATTGAAGCGAACACGCCCGAAATCACATAGGCCCAGATGCGATAGGCCTTGACCGGCGCACCGGCAAACTCCGCAGCCCGCGCATTGGACCCCACCGCATACATCATGCGGCCAAACCGCGTGTATTCAAGGAAGAACCAGATCAGGAGCGCAAGCACGATCAACACCACCACCGAGGCCGGAACGAGGTTTTCTATGAAGAGATCGAACCGATGCCGCCCGAGCGCCAGAAACGCCTGGCTGAACGTGCCTTCGGCCGTCGAACCGTCGGGCAGCGTCATGCCGGTGGCGATGGAGCGTCCCTCGGTCGGAATGCGCTGCAAGCCGATCAGCAGAAACATCATGCCGAGCGTTGCCAGAAGATCGGGCACCCGCATGTAGCAGATGATCAAACCGTTGATCAGCCCCACCAGCGCACCGATGGCAAGGCACACCAGCACCGCCACGAGCGCGTTCTGCTCCAGCACCACCATCACATAAGCCGCCGCCATCATGGAACTTGTGGCAATCGAGCCGATGGAAAGGTCGAAACCGCCCACCACCAGCGTCGCTGTCACGCCAAGCGCCAGAATGCCGGTGATCGAAACGGATTGCAGGATGAACACCGCCGCCTGCGGCGAGGTGAAGCCGCGCGTGGCAAGCGAAAAGAAGATGATCAGCCCCACAAGCAGGCTGAGAAAACCGTAGCGGATTGCCAGCTCGCGCATTGAAAGCCCCTCTTTCGGCCGCGCATCAGCCTTTGCTTCCACTGCGCTTTCCCGTGCCGTCTGGCTGTCCATTCTCATTCAGCTCCCTGTCACTTCCAAACGCTGTCCGGCAACCTCTGCCAGAAGCCGGTCCATGTCCACATCGGCATTGCGATGCTCGCCAACAATCGTGTTTTCCGACATGACGAGAATGCGGTCTGCCGTTTCCAGCGCCTCATCCAGCTCGGTCAGAAAAATGAGTGTCGCACGGTCGCCAGCACTTTCTCGCAGCTTGGCCGCAATGTCGTGGCGGGCCGCAATGTCCACGCCCTGAAACGGTTCGTCCAGAATGAGCAGCCGAGAAGGCTGCGTCAGCCAGCGCGCCACCGTCACCTTTTGCTGATTGCCGCCCGAAAGCGTCGCCAGATCGTCACGCTCGGTGCGGCAGACGATCTTCAGATCGGCAATCTGGTCCCGCGCCGTCTGGCGCTCGGCGCGCCGCCGCATCACGCCCGCATTGGCGAAACGCGGCAGAAAGGGCAGGCTCATATTCTCATAGATGTTGAATTCCGGCACGATACCCGTGGAGGCGCGATCCTTGGCGACGAGGAAAACACCGTCCCTGATCGCCCTTGCCGGTGTCTTCGGTGCGTAAGGTCTGCCGTCCAGTTCCATCGTGCCCGAAAGCGGCGCGTGAATGCCAAACAGCGTCTCGGCGAGCTGCGTCTTGCCCACGCCCACAAGGCCCGTCACGGCAACGATCTCGCCGGCCCCCAGATCCATCGTGATCGGCTTAGCACCCTGAGCGATCCTGAGATCGCGCGCCGAAAAGACCGGCGTTCCTGCCGCGCGAACGTCAACGCTGTGGCGGCCGAGATTCTGCCCCAGCATGGCATTGACCGCGCCTTCGTAATCGAGCGGCTTTTCTTCGAACTGGCCGACAATCGCCCCGTCACGCAGGCTCACGATACGGTCCGCCAGACGGCGGATATCCGACATGCGATGCGAAATGTAGAGAATGGCAACGCCCCGTGCCTTCAGCCGGTCGATCAGCGCAAAGAGCCGTTCGGCCTCATTGCTCGAAAGCGACGAGGTCGGTTCATCCAGAATCATCACCTGCGGCTCGTGCGACATGGCGCGGGCAATCGCAACCATCTGACGGTCGGCAAGCGGCAGGTCGGTGACTTCCGCATTGAGGTCGATTTCCAGCCCCATGCGATCGGCCACGTCGCGCGCCTCGCGGCGCACCTTGCGCGGGTTGAAGAAAAAACCGCTGCCCGCACCATTAAACCGGTCGAGCACGAGATTGCTCGCCACGTCCAGCGCACCGACAACACCGTCATTGATGTTCTGGTGAACCGTCACCACGCCGGCACGCATCGCCTCTGCGGGGGTGGTGGGGGAGAAGGGCTTGTCACCCAGCATCATCACACCACGGTCGGCGCGATGAACGCCGCTCATGATCTTGACGAGCGTCGACTTGCCGGCGCCATTGGCGCCCATCAGAACCGTGACTTCACCCGCGCGCAGCTCGAGCCCCACACCGCGCAAAACGGCGTTTGGTCCAAACGCTTTGGTCAAACCGGCAATGCGAAAAATGGCAATGTCGCCCATAATCTCCTCCCAATGTGACGCTAGCAGGTAACAAGCATTTGTCAACACGATTGACAAATGACAGAGCATTGGTAGCGTGGCATCAGAATTGACGGCGCTGGCATCATGGTCATCGTCCTTCTCTCCCCACTCGGCGAGAAGGTGCCGGCAAGCCGATGACGGGCAAACGTCACACGCTCGCGTGCGAATGGGAGGAGATGGAGACATGAAAGAAAACGCCTTCGAGGCTCTGACGGTGGAAACCCTGCCGGCGCGCCTTGGCAGCATTCCCGAGATCGCGGACCGGCTCGGCGGCACGCCCACAGGCTGGAAGGTCCGCGAAGTGGGCGACGGCAATCTCAATCTCGTCTTCATCGTGGAAGGTGAGGCGCAAACGCTCATCATCAAGCAGGCGCTGCCTTATGTGCGGCTCGTCGGCGACAGCTGGCCCCTGCCGCTCAAACGCTCCTTCTTCGAGTATCACGCGCTGACACGTCAGGAGCAGCGAGCCCCCGGCACCGTGCCTGCCGTCTACTATTTCGATGAGGCTCAGGCGCTCATCGCCATGGAGTTTCTCGCTCCGCACATCATTCTTCGCCGCGCCCTCATCGAGGGGCAGGAACTGCCGAGGATCGGCAGGGATCTGGGTCTCTTCATGGCCCGCACCCTCTTCCGCGGGTCCGACCTTTCCATGAAGGCAGCGGACCGCAAGGCCGATCTCGCCCTCTTTGCAGACAATGTCGATCTTTGCGACATCACGGAAAATCTCGTCTTCTCCGATCCGTATTTCGAAGCGCCGATGAACCGGCACACACCCGGTCTTGACGCGCTGGTGAAGGAGCTGCGTTCAGACCGCGACCTGAAGGTCGCCGCGCAGCGCATGAAGCATCTTTTCGCTTCAAAAGCCGAGACCATGGTTCATGGCGACCTGCATTCGGGCTCCGTCATGGTCACGAAGGACGACACCCGCGTCATCGATCCGGAATTCGCCTTCTACGGCCCCATGGCCTTCGATGTCGGCATGCTCATCGCCAATTACTGGATGGCCTATTTCTCCCAGCGCGGGCATGAGGAGAACGGCAGCCGCGCCTCCATGCGTGCCTATCTGCTTGGCGTCATCTCCGAGACCTGGACCACCTTCCGCGACGA includes:
- a CDS encoding sugar ABC transporter ATP-binding protein, coding for MGDIAIFRIAGLTKAFGPNAVLRGVGLELRAGEVTVLMGANGAGKSTLVKIMSGVHRADRGVMMLGDKPFSPTTPAEAMRAGVVTVHQNINDGVVGALDVASNLVLDRFNGAGSGFFFNPRKVRREARDVADRMGLEIDLNAEVTDLPLADRQMVAIARAMSHEPQVMILDEPTSSLSSNEAERLFALIDRLKARGVAILYISHRMSDIRRLADRIVSLRDGAIVGQFEEKPLDYEGAVNAMLGQNLGRHSVDVRAAGTPVFSARDLRIAQGAKPITMDLGAGEIVAVTGLVGVGKTQLAETLFGIHAPLSGTMELDGRPYAPKTPARAIRDGVFLVAKDRASTGIVPEFNIYENMSLPFLPRFANAGVMRRRAERQTARDQIADLKIVCRTERDDLATLSGGNQQKVTVARWLTQPSRLLILDEPFQGVDIAARHDIAAKLRESAGDRATLIFLTELDEALETADRILVMSENTIVGEHRNADVDMDRLLAEVAGQRLEVTGS
- the mtnK gene encoding S-methyl-5-thioribose kinase — translated: MKENAFEALTVETLPARLGSIPEIADRLGGTPTGWKVREVGDGNLNLVFIVEGEAQTLIIKQALPYVRLVGDSWPLPLKRSFFEYHALTRQEQRAPGTVPAVYYFDEAQALIAMEFLAPHIILRRALIEGQELPRIGRDLGLFMARTLFRGSDLSMKAADRKADLALFADNVDLCDITENLVFSDPYFEAPMNRHTPGLDALVKELRSDRDLKVAAQRMKHLFASKAETMVHGDLHSGSVMVTKDDTRVIDPEFAFYGPMAFDVGMLIANYWMAYFSQRGHEENGSRASMRAYLLGVISETWTTFRDEFAHLWRTERSGMLYQASLYEDQGDALGSEQALNHVIHDLWTDMLGFAGIEMHRRILGLAHNADFEDIADESLRAACEAPALKFGRHIVVNRNNIQSLAELDRLAEALDQGKLS
- a CDS encoding ABC transporter permease, which encodes MRELAIRYGFLSLLVGLIIFFSLATRGFTSPQAAVFILQSVSITGILALGVTATLVVGGFDLSIGSIATSSMMAAAYVMVVLEQNALVAVLVCLAIGALVGLINGLIICYMRVPDLLATLGMMFLLIGLQRIPTEGRSIATGMTLPDGSTAEGTFSQAFLALGRHRFDLFIENLVPASVVVLIVLALLIWFFLEYTRFGRMMYAVGSNARAAEFAGAPVKAYRIWAYVISGVFASIGGILLAARLGRGDIASGNNLLLDAVAAALIGFAVLGAAKPNAFGTAIGALFVGVLLQGLTMMNVPYYTQDFVKGAVLVIALIFTFALLGRNAR